In bacterium, one DNA window encodes the following:
- a CDS encoding elongation factor Tu — protein LIAPIAMEKDLRFAIREGGRTIGAGVVTEIQK, from the coding sequence CTGATCGCGCCCATCGCCATGGAGAAGGACCTGCGCTTCGCCATCCGCGAGGGTGGCCGCACCATCGGCGCCGGCGTGGTGACGGAGATCCAGAAGTAG
- the rpmG gene encoding 50S ribosomal protein L33, with amino-acid sequence MRDIIILACQECKRRNYTTTKNKRKHTGRVEFTKYCPWCNKHTPHKETK; translated from the coding sequence ATGCGCGACATCATCATCCTGGCCTGCCAGGAGTGCAAGCGGCGCAACTACACGACGACCAAGAACAAGCGCAAGCACACGGGTCGCGTGGAGTTCACCAAGTATTGTCCGTGGTGCAACAAGCACACTCCGCACAAGGAAACCAAGTAG
- the secE gene encoding preprotein translocase subunit SecE: MVNFKTYISEVNEEMRKVNWPTWANLKSSTGVVVFVSLLLAATVYFFDFLLSRAVGWIL, translated from the coding sequence ATGGTCAACTTCAAGACCTACATCAGCGAAGTCAACGAGGAGATGAGGAAGGTCAATTGGCCGACCTGGGCCAACCTAAAGAGTTCCACCGGCGTGGTGGTCTTCGTCTCCCTGCTGCTGGCTGCGACCGTCTATTTCTTCGATTTCCTGCTGTCGCGGGCAGTGGGATGGATCCTTTAA
- the nusG gene encoding transcription termination/antitermination protein NusG, translating into MTEQATQQDVGTEGELVKRWYAVQVFTGQEEKVKRFVLEEARRLGLGELITDVHIPTEKKVEMRAGKRKVKDVINFPGYMFVEMVLTLQTRHFLLNSPSVLNFVGPNNEPHPLSDTDVKRIIGRMGSNDEPTLDHRYKVGEQVKIIDGPFNDFNGTLQEINEEKKRLKVMVSIFGRSTPVELNFTQVEPIN; encoded by the coding sequence ATGACGGAGCAGGCCACGCAGCAGGATGTGGGCACCGAAGGCGAGCTGGTCAAGCGCTGGTACGCCGTCCAAGTGTTCACGGGCCAGGAGGAAAAGGTGAAGCGCTTCGTCCTGGAGGAGGCGCGTCGCCTGGGCCTGGGCGAGCTGATCACGGACGTGCACATCCCCACCGAGAAAAAGGTGGAGATGCGCGCCGGCAAGCGGAAGGTGAAGGACGTCATCAATTTCCCCGGCTACATGTTCGTGGAGATGGTGCTCACCCTGCAGACCCGCCACTTCCTGCTCAACTCCCCCAGCGTGCTCAATTTCGTGGGTCCCAACAACGAGCCTCATCCGCTGTCGGACACGGACGTCAAGCGCATCATCGGGCGGATGGGATCCAACGACGAGCCCACCCTTGACCACCGCTACAAGGTGGGCGAGCAGGTGAAGATCATCGACGGGCCCTTCAACGACTTCAACGGCACTCTGCAGGAGATCAACGAAGAGAAGAAGCGCCTCAAGGTGATGGTGTCGATCTTCGGCCGCTCCACCCCGGTGGAACTGAATTTCACCCAGGTGGAGCCCATCAATTAA
- the rplK gene encoding 50S ribosomal protein L11: MKKITGYIKLQLPAGAATPAPPVGPALGQHGVNIMEFCKQYNAKTQDQKGMIIPVVITVYADRSFTYVTKTPPASALLKKMAGITKGSGVPNRDKVGTITMEQCREIARIKQEDLNAYDEEMGARIIAGTALSMGIVVED, encoded by the coding sequence ATGAAGAAGATCACGGGCTACATCAAACTGCAACTCCCCGCCGGCGCCGCCACCCCGGCCCCTCCCGTGGGACCGGCCCTGGGCCAGCACGGCGTGAACATCATGGAGTTCTGCAAGCAGTACAACGCCAAGACGCAGGACCAGAAGGGCATGATCATCCCTGTGGTGATCACGGTCTACGCCGACCGCTCCTTCACCTACGTCACCAAGACCCCGCCCGCGTCGGCCCTGCTCAAGAAGATGGCCGGCATCACCAAGGGCAGTGGCGTGCCCAACCGCGACAAAGTGGGAACGATCACCATGGAGCAGTGCCGGGAGATCGCCCGCATCAAGCAGGAAGATTTGAACGCCTACGACGAGGAGATGGGCGCGCGCATCATCGCGGGCACGGCCTTGTCCATGGGCATCGTGGTGGAAGACTAA
- the rplA gene encoding 50S ribosomal protein L1, whose amino-acid sequence MKRSKRYSSVLAKVDRLKQYPLVDGVQLMKSCVTTKFDETVEVTMNLGVDPRHADQIVRGTVSLPHGTGKSVRVLVLAKPDKHKEALEAGADYVGLDDMAEKIQAGWIEFDSVIATPDAMGVVGKLGRILGPRGLMPNPKVGTVTPNVGQAVREVKAGRIDFRVDRYGILHVGVGKASFEPDKLVENVEEFVRTVLKLKPSGAKGTYVKNITLSSTMGPGIKLDKVEVLDRVKS is encoded by the coding sequence ATGAAGAGAAGCAAACGGTACTCTTCCGTCCTCGCCAAAGTGGATCGTCTCAAGCAGTACCCGCTGGTCGACGGCGTCCAGCTCATGAAGTCCTGCGTGACGACCAAGTTTGACGAGACGGTGGAAGTCACCATGAACCTCGGCGTCGATCCGCGGCATGCGGACCAGATCGTTAGAGGGACAGTTTCCCTTCCTCACGGAACTGGCAAAAGCGTTCGTGTCCTTGTCCTGGCCAAGCCCGACAAACACAAGGAGGCCCTGGAAGCAGGGGCCGACTACGTCGGACTCGACGACATGGCGGAGAAAATCCAAGCCGGTTGGATCGAGTTCGACAGTGTGATCGCCACGCCCGACGCCATGGGCGTGGTGGGCAAGCTTGGCCGGATCCTAGGTCCGCGTGGCCTGATGCCGAATCCGAAGGTGGGAACCGTGACTCCCAACGTGGGACAGGCGGTGCGAGAAGTGAAGGCCGGCCGCATCGATTTCCGGGTCGATCGCTACGGCATTCTTCACGTTGGCGTGGGGAAAGCCTCCTTCGAGCCAGACAAGCTGGTGGAGAACGTGGAGGAGTTCGTGCGCACGGTGCTGAAGCTCAAGCCTTCCGGCGCCAAGGGCACCTACGTCAAGAACATCACCCTCTCCAGCACCATGGGACCGGGCATCAAGCTGGACAAGGTCGAAGTCCTTGACCGCGTGAAGAGCTAG
- the rplJ gene encoding 50S ribosomal protein L10, translating into MPTPKKEAVIQDLGTRLGRAKAVYVADYSRMNVAAMTALRAELRKADAEIQVVKNNLIRMSLQNTVWADAGKDLHGPSSLTLAYGEAPVVAKVLRRFALHHNERPVVKAIGFEEGVHGGEFLATLATMPTRDEALGMLAGVLNSIIASFARVLNAVADARGEAAAPALADAPTATDPTPDETAPDAPAEDAGEKAEDGAAA; encoded by the coding sequence ATGCCTACCCCCAAGAAAGAAGCGGTCATCCAGGATCTGGGCACGCGCCTGGGCCGGGCCAAGGCCGTCTACGTGGCGGATTATTCCCGCATGAACGTGGCGGCCATGACGGCCCTGCGCGCCGAACTGCGCAAGGCCGACGCCGAGATCCAGGTCGTGAAGAACAACCTGATCCGCATGTCGCTGCAGAACACGGTTTGGGCTGATGCCGGCAAGGACCTGCACGGTCCCAGCTCGCTCACCCTGGCCTACGGCGAGGCGCCGGTGGTGGCGAAGGTGCTCAGGCGCTTTGCCCTCCATCACAACGAGCGGCCGGTCGTCAAGGCCATCGGCTTCGAGGAAGGCGTCCACGGCGGCGAGTTCCTGGCCACCCTGGCGACCATGCCCACCCGCGACGAGGCCCTGGGCATGTTGGCCGGCGTGCTGAACAGCATCATCGCCAGCTTTGCCCGCGTCCTCAATGCCGTGGCCGATGCGCGCGGCGAGGCCGCCGCTCCCGCTCTGGCCGACGCGCCGACGGCAACCGACCCGACCCCCGATGAGACAGCTCCGGACGCTCCCGCCGAGGACGCCGGTGAGAAGGCGGAGGATGGCGCCGCGGCCTAG
- the rplL gene encoding 50S ribosomal protein L7/L12, which translates to MAFDKAVFIEQVKEMTVLELSELVKAIEVEFNVSAAAPVAVMAGAGDGPVVEKVQTEFDVVMTSAGQKKIAVIKVIKDIVGLGLKESKDFVDNLPRAVKEKVSESEANEIKEKLEAEGATIEIK; encoded by the coding sequence ATGGCGTTCGACAAGGCGGTCTTCATCGAGCAGGTCAAGGAAATGACCGTGCTGGAGCTGTCCGAGCTCGTCAAGGCGATCGAGGTCGAGTTCAATGTGTCCGCGGCGGCCCCGGTGGCCGTGATGGCGGGCGCCGGTGATGGTCCGGTCGTGGAGAAGGTCCAGACCGAGTTCGATGTGGTGATGACCAGCGCCGGCCAGAAGAAGATCGCCGTCATCAAGGTGATCAAGGACATCGTCGGCCTGGGCCTCAAGGAGTCCAAGGACTTCGTGGACAACCTGCCCAGGGCCGTGAAGGAAAAGGTGTCCGAATCCGAGGCCAACGAGATCAAGGAGAAGCTCGAGGCCGAGGGCGCCACCATCGAGATCAAGTAG